DNA sequence from the Methanocella sp. genome:
GGATCATGCAGAGTCATTACGACGGTCATTCCTTCTTCTCTCGCTAGGCCGGTGACGAGCGCGAGCACGCGCATCTGGTTCTTTAAGTCTAAAAACGTCGTAGGCTCGTCGAGCAATAAGAACTCCGGCTCTTGTGCCAGCGCCCGGGCGATCATCACGAGCTGGCGCTCGCCGCCGCTGATGGCCGTATAGGGCATATCCGCCAGGTGGGCGATGCCCAGCGTCGAGAGCACACACGTGACGACTTCGAGGTCCGCTTTGGAAGGCGTCGAGAAGGCCCCTACGTACGGCGCCCGGCCGGTTAGAACGACGTCGATCACCGCAAAGGGAAAGGACGATCGGTGCGACTGCGGGACGCTGCCCATCTTTTTCGAAAGCTCCACCGGCCGCATTTCGGCAACATTTTTCCCTTCGAGAAATACGTTGCCATGGTCCGGCACGAGATAGCGGCTGATGATCTTCAGGAGCGTGGTCTTGCCGCACCCGTTCGGCCCAAGTAAAGCCACGACGGAGCCCTTCTCGATGGAGACGTCGATCCCCTCCAGGACTTTCAGGCCGCCATAGGCCTTGCCGATGCCCGCGATTCGGATGCCTTCGGTCATTCCCAGCCGCCCACCTTCGCCCGGCGCAAAATAAAAATAAAGAACGGCGCGCCGATGAGCGTCGTGATGATGCTCACCGGGATCTCGAACCCGAAAGCCGCCCGGGAGGCGTCGTCCACGATGACGAGGAATGCCGCCCCGAACGTGAACGAGAGCGGGATGAGCAGCCGGTGGTCCGGGCCGATGACCATGCGTATCATGTGCGGCACGATGAGGCCGACCAGGGAAATGATGCCCGCAATCGCCACGGAGGCCGAGGCGACGAGCGACGCGGCCACGATGAATAATACTTTATATAATTCCGTGTTCATGCCCACGGACTTCGCCTCCTCATCGCCGAGCGCGAGCACGTTGAGCCGCCACCGCAGCAGGATTATGACCGCGCACCCCAACACGATGAGGTACCAGGACTCGTTCAGCTTCGACCAGGTGGAGGCGTTGAAGGTGCCCATGATCCAGAGGACGATACTCTGGAGGGCCTTCTCATTCGTCTTGATCTGGACGATGCCCAGGAGCGCCGTGAAGATGGCCGAGGTGATGACGCCCGAGAGGACGAGCGATATCACCGGGGTCTCGCCCTTATTCCGGGCCATGAGGTAGGCCAGGCCGATGGCGAGCAGGCTGAACGCGAACGCGGCCGGCTCCAGGGGCAGCGTGGGCAGGATGGCGATGGACAGGGCGGCGCCAAACGCCGCGCCCGATGACAGCCCGAGGATATACGGGTCAACGAGGGGGTTCTTGAAGATGCCCTGGAAGGAGGCGCCCGATATGGAAAGCGCCCCGCCGACCAGCAGCGCCGTCAGGATGCGCGGCAGCCGGACGTCGAAGATGACACTGTTGTACATGCCGGGATAGTCCAGGCCCGTGCCGAAGATCCGGGAAACAAGGACCCCGAGGGTCTCGTTAATCGAAAGGCCGAAACTGCCGATGAAAAGAGATATCACGAACGCCGGCAGAGGCGAAATTATAAATAAAAAAGCGGCGATGGTCTTCCACATCTTCGGGGTTATCGCCATTGCCCGTCCACCTTATGCCTTTGCATACCCGGGGTAATGCACTCCATAGACCGATACAAAGAATGCGTCGTACTCCTTGTTCAGGTCCAGCGAGGCGAACTTATCCGGGTTGATGTTCTTGGCGATCTTCATCACCACGAGGGGCAGCCGCGAGGTCATGGAGTCGTCCAGGAACGGGTCGTTCAGCTCGTAGACGCGGCCGTTCTTGACGGCGCTGATGTTCCGCCAGGCTTTGAAGTCGTCGCCGGTCATGACGTCCTTGGGGTCGAGCTTGGGGTTGTACCACATGTAGATGACGTCCGGGTTCAGCGCCTGGATCGCCTCCATGGTCAGGACCGGGTGCTCGTCGTACTTCGTGTCGTTGTTCCAGTTATTCAGGACGTTCTTTCCGCCCGCCGCGTTGATCAGGTCGTTGGTCGAGCTGTGCAAGCCCGCCGTGCCGTAGACGTCGCCCCACATCCAGTAGACCGTCGGCTTCTGGTTATCGGGTATCGTGGCGGTGACGTCCGTGACCTTCTTCATGGTGGCGTTCATCGTGTCCAGCACCTGCTGGCCGCGCTGCTCGTTGCCCGTGATCTTGGCGAAGTCCCGGTGCTGCTTGTAGATGTCGCTGAAGTTTCTCAGGTAGACGCCGTAGACCGGCACGTGCAGGTTCTCCGAGATGGCCTTCGTGTCCTTGTCATTCCAGTCCGCCGACCAGAGCACGACCAGGTCCGGCTTCGCCTTGGCCAGCGCTTCCAGGTCCGCGCCGTTACTCGTGGAGATCTTCAGGGTGGCATTATAGTCCGGGTCCACGGCGCGGAAGAAGGCCTCCTTGTACTGGGGCATCCAGATGTCGCCGATGCCCACAATATCGTCGGCGCCTCCGATGGCGTACATCGTGTTCATCGCGTTCTCGACCAGGAACACGATACGTTTACACGGGTAGGGCACCGTGATCGTCATGCCCCGGTCGTCGATGACCGTGACCGTCTGCGGGGCCGGCGTCGTCGTCGCCGACGGCGTGGCCGAAGCGCCCGTATTCGTGGTCGTACAGCCCGCAATCAGTAGCGAGATGCTTACCATCATTAAAATGGTAGCGATTAAAAGCTTTGAATATTTCATGCTTGATATCACCACTTATTCTTACAATTATTTATTTTACAAACGTTTTTTGTTACAAATTTATCTATTAGTATTACTTTTGAAAAATATTTATAGGTTTTGTTCACACAATTTGACTTGATTTTTAAAAATAATATAACCTGGATTGCGGTGATCTAATCTCATATTGATTATCAAAATAAGCTAGTGGCTCAACCAGTTATCCTAATTTAACCCCTATAAAATCTGGACTGTGATAAAAAAGAAACCTATCAACATCTTAATACCAAACTAACTTTTTATTACTATTATAGAAATCTTTATCAACTAGTAACACAATATTAAATTATCGTAATAACATTGGGGTGAGGGCGCAAGATGTTAATGTTCGACCAACCCTCCTCCGGGTACAGAAAGCTCGAAAAACGCTTGACTCGAATAACGCACCAGCCTCCCAACGCTAATACTCTTGCGCCCGTTCAATCCTCATATTCCTCATATTTTAATACTGGATTATCGGGTTTTTTATTATTTGATCGGCAGACTGCATATAACAATATGATTGTTTCACATATTGTCCTGGGCTAGAATTGTGGAATATTAAATAAAAAAACGGGCCTCTTTCGAGGCCCCTGGAGATTTATTTCTTACGGTTGAATATGGCTATTATTACTCCGATCAGCATACCGGCTGCGATGGCTTCGATACCCACCGGCGTTGGCTGTGCTGTCGCTGCTGTCGTGGGTACGGCTGTCGGCGAAGATGTCGTCTGCAGTACCAGCTGCTTATTGTACTTGAGCACATCGGCCATCGTGGCCGTATTCGGCACCGAGCTGGGGAAGTTCGTGAAGATGACGCGCTTTGCGTTGATGCCATGGTCGTGTAGGGCCTCCTCGATGCCCTTGGCCAGCTCGCCGGACTGCATGTTCTCGATGATATACGATACATTCTTGTATTTGTCCGGATTGGCGTTGATGTCCGCGACGACCTTGTCGGCGGTCTTCGATCCGTTCATGACGAACTCGGGCGCATAGAAGTTCACGACGTCCATGCCCAGCCAGCCCTGCACCGGGTCCATCTGCCACATCATGACGATGACCTTGGTCTGGTTCAATTGCGCCTTCTCCGCGGGCGTCGGCTGAATGGCGTCGAACAGCTTCAGATAGTCGTCATACCTTTGCTCGTAGTAGCTCTTATTCGCCGGGTCCTTCGCCTCGAGCCAGCCCTTCACCTGGGCGGCGACTCCCTTCGCCGTATCCGGCGTGTTCCATCCGGCCATGGGATTGGAAATGCACTGCCAGGTGACGTTTCCGTAGTTGTTGGAGGACATGTATTTTTCAACGGCCGGGATGTTGAAGTACTGGTCGTTCGAGTCGTTAAAAGCGACGAACAAGTCCGCGTTCTTGATGAAATCAGCGTTCATCTGGATGCGGCTCGGTATGATGTCGCTCTGGACATCGGGGCATAAAGCGGGGTCAGAAATACTGATCGCCACGACCTTATCTCCGCCGATGTACGTTATCGGGTCCATGAGCACGCTGGTCGTGCAGACGACCTGGATCTTCCCCGTAGCCTGCTCTGCAGCGGCCGGCGCGATTAGAAAAATCAACAGTAAAGACACAAGCAATATAAGGAATAATCGATTGGTTGTCATACATAAGAAGTTATGTTACTAATTATTTAACCTTTATTACTTGTTACCCGCCTTTTTAATGAAAATATTACTGAAAAGGAAAATACAAGCGTTAGTAAGATTGCTACCAGGGGGCTGATGGGCAGCGTGTATTGAAATCCGGCCCAGACGCCCGTGGCACTGATCACGAGCGCGACGAGCGGCGCGACGACGAACATACTGCGCACGTTAAAGCAGAACTGGTAGGCGATCGCCGCGGGCGTGACGAGCCATACGAAGATCAGTAGCCCGCCCACGATGTTCATGCACAGGGCGACCGATATGGCGGTAATGAATAAAAGGGCATAATAGACGGGTTTGGTCCGGATCCCCGAAGCCTCCGCGATCTTCATGTTGAAGATAATCGCCAGGATCTCCTTATAGAAGACGATGATGAACAGCACTGTGATTAGGCAGATGAGCGCCAGCAGGTAAATGTCCTGCCGGTAAAGCGATAGGAGGTTACCAAAGAGGAGGTTGCCCGCCGCCAGGCCTTTACCCGAATACTGGAGATAGGCGATGAAAAAGACGGCGACAGCCATGGACATCGCGAATAGCACGCTGAGGGTCGTATCCGCCGACATGCGGGACCGGTCGCTCAGTGGCCCCAGGAGCGCCGCGATGCAGACGCAGAAGGCCACGGCGGCCAGCGTTGAATTGATGCCCATGAACATGCCGACGGCCGCCCCGGCGAACGCCGCGTGGGACATGGTGACGCCGATCGACGAGAGGTTCATGCGGGTGATGAAGACTCCGAGAATGGCACAAGAGATCGATGCCAGGATCATGGCCTCCATGGCGTGGCAGACGATGTTGTTCGGGATCAGCGGCTCCAGGAACATTCAGGCCACCGCCCGGGCGCGGACGATGTCCGCCACCTCTCCGGCGCCGCAGGCGCCGTCGTACGATATTCGCCCTGCGTTCATGACCACGATGCGTATCCGCATGTCCGGGAGGCCGTCGAAGGCGTGCGAGACCATCATGATCGTCGTGCCATTCCGGACGAGGCTCTTCAGGATCCCGGTGATGTATTCCCGGGAGCTAAAGTCCAGATTACTAAAAGGCTCGTCCAGTAAAAGCAGCTCGGGCTCCCGGGCGATGTTCTGGGCGATGAGCGCTTTTTGCTGCTGGCCGCCGCTCAGCGTGCCGATCGGCTTATTAGCCAGGTCTTCGATGCCGACGGCCCGGATGGCTCTTTCCGTCGCCTCGATGTCTGCCCATCCGGGCCTCTTCAGCAGGCCAAGCCGGCCATATCGGCCCATGAGAACGACCTGTTCGACCGTGAAGGGTGTAAACGGGTCAAAATAAAAGCTCTGGAGCACATACCCTACTTTTTTCCGGACCTCGATGCCCTGCCGCCGCACTTCGAGGCCGCAGACGGACGCGCTGCCGTGCGTGATACTGACCATACCGTTAACCGACTCCAGAAGCGTCGTCTTGCCTGCGCCGTTCGGTCCTCCGACGACCACGTATTCTCCACTATCAACGCTCAGCGATAAGTCCTTGATGACCGGCCTGTCACCGCCCTCGTAGGCCGTGTATATGCCTTTCAGGTCAATGATGCCCAATCCCTTGTCCCTCAGTTCGAGCTTACCGTGAAGAGATCCGTATCGTCCCTGCCATACATGTCCGCGGCCAATCGCTCGATCAATTCACTGTAGTGGTGATCATCCCTGGGCGGGAATTTAATGGGCCTCAGCCTCATGACCAGCTTTTTACCGTCCGCCTTGAATTCGCATTTGACCTCGTCGCTCACTACGAGCTCGATGTTCCTCTTGCCCAGGGTGCAGCCGCTGCCGATCTGCACGCCGTCCGCCAGGCAGGACTGCGGCGTCTTCCCCGAGCAGTAGACGACGGCGCTCATCTTGAACGGGTCGTGGCAGAAATATCGCCTTACGTATTTGCCCATCCTGTATCCTAGAACGATGTACGGGCCCAGGTGGCCGTGGAACGCCGCCAGGTCCTCTATCGTATAATCTTTTTCCAGGCCTGTGTATATACAACCGCCAGTATCGTGCATGCAATAAAATTCATACTATTAACGCTTAAATTTTACGTTGTTATTATGAAATAATAACTATTTTATCATTGATGCTACGTATTAAATTCTATGAGACTATTCCTATCCGGGTCGTTCTTCAGCGACGACGAGGTCCTGCGCATCGGCCGCGTAAAGGACGCACTCGAGGGGATCGGGTTCGAAGTATACAGCACGTACCACCGCAATCCGCCGATCGACCTGGGCAGTAAAGCAGAGAAGAACAGGCGTTTCAGGCTTCTATGCCGGGAGATCAAGAATAGCGATGGCGTGTTCGCGATACTCGACGGCAGGGACGCCGGGACGATATGGGAAATGGG
Encoded proteins:
- a CDS encoding ABC transporter substrate-binding protein, which encodes MMVSISLLIAGCTTTNTGASATPSATTTPAPQTVTVIDDRGMTITVPYPCKRIVFLVENAMNTMYAIGGADDIVGIGDIWMPQYKEAFFRAVDPDYNATLKISTSNGADLEALAKAKPDLVVLWSADWNDKDTKAISENLHVPVYGVYLRNFSDIYKQHRDFAKITGNEQRGQQVLDTMNATMKKVTDVTATIPDNQKPTVYWMWGDVYGTAGLHSSTNDLINAAGGKNVLNNWNNDTKYDEHPVLTMEAIQALNPDVIYMWYNPKLDPKDVMTGDDFKAWRNISAVKNGRVYELNDPFLDDSMTSRLPLVVMKIAKNINPDKFASLDLNKEYDAFFVSVYGVHYPGYAKA
- a CDS encoding metal ABC transporter ATP-binding protein, with the protein product MGIIDLKGIYTAYEGGDRPVIKDLSLSVDSGEYVVVGGPNGAGKTTLLESVNGMVSITHGSASVCGLEVRRQGIEVRKKVGYVLQSFYFDPFTPFTVEQVVLMGRYGRLGLLKRPGWADIEATERAIRAVGIEDLANKPIGTLSGGQQQKALIAQNIAREPELLLLDEPFSNLDFSSREYITGILKSLVRNGTTIMMVSHAFDGLPDMRIRIVVMNAGRISYDGACGAGEVADIVRARAVA
- a CDS encoding formylmethanofuran dehydrogenase subunit E family protein, yielding MHDTGGCIYTGLEKDYTIEDLAAFHGHLGPYIVLGYRMGKYVRRYFCHDPFKMSAVVYCSGKTPQSCLADGVQIGSGCTLGKRNIELVVSDEVKCEFKADGKKLVMRLRPIKFPPRDDHHYSELIERLAADMYGRDDTDLFTVSSN
- a CDS encoding ABC transporter ATP-binding protein, which codes for MTEGIRIAGIGKAYGGLKVLEGIDVSIEKGSVVALLGPNGCGKTTLLKIISRYLVPDHGNVFLEGKNVAEMRPVELSKKMGSVPQSHRSSFPFAVIDVVLTGRAPYVGAFSTPSKADLEVVTCVLSTLGIAHLADMPYTAISGGERQLVMIARALAQEPEFLLLDEPTTFLDLKNQMRVLALVTGLAREEGMTVVMTLHDPNHALIYSDDVVLLAKLDGGRSNVVARGRALDVMTAENIQAVYGVDVQIIEHENKKIILPYIK
- a CDS encoding nucleoside 2-deoxyribosyltransferase, with translation MRLFLSGSFFSDDEVLRIGRVKDALEGIGFEVYSTYHRNPPIDLGSKAEKNRRFRLLCREIKNSDGVFAILDGRDAGTIWEMGYAFALGRPMAAFVERDRYYSLMIDSSSHVVYGFDEIDGRLMDFYQTGKPKKGMSPAVRPHE
- a CDS encoding metal ABC transporter solute-binding protein, Zn/Mn family, which produces MIFLIAPAAAEQATGKIQVVCTTSVLMDPITYIGGDKVVAISISDPALCPDVQSDIIPSRIQMNADFIKNADLFVAFNDSNDQYFNIPAVEKYMSSNNYGNVTWQCISNPMAGWNTPDTAKGVAAQVKGWLEAKDPANKSYYEQRYDDYLKLFDAIQPTPAEKAQLNQTKVIVMMWQMDPVQGWLGMDVVNFYAPEFVMNGSKTADKVVADINANPDKYKNVSYIIENMQSGELAKGIEEALHDHGINAKRVIFTNFPSSVPNTATMADVLKYNKQLVLQTTSSPTAVPTTAATAQPTPVGIEAIAAGMLIGVIIAIFNRKK
- a CDS encoding metal ABC transporter permease; translation: MFLEPLIPNNIVCHAMEAMILASISCAILGVFITRMNLSSIGVTMSHAAFAGAAVGMFMGINSTLAAVAFCVCIAALLGPLSDRSRMSADTTLSVLFAMSMAVAVFFIAYLQYSGKGLAAGNLLFGNLLSLYRQDIYLLALICLITVLFIIVFYKEILAIIFNMKIAEASGIRTKPVYYALLFITAISVALCMNIVGGLLIFVWLVTPAAIAYQFCFNVRSMFVVAPLVALVISATGVWAGFQYTLPISPLVAILLTLVFSFSVIFSLKRRVTSNKG
- a CDS encoding iron ABC transporter permease, which encodes MAITPKMWKTIAAFLFIISPLPAFVISLFIGSFGLSINETLGVLVSRIFGTGLDYPGMYNSVIFDVRLPRILTALLVGGALSISGASFQGIFKNPLVDPYILGLSSGAAFGAALSIAILPTLPLEPAAFAFSLLAIGLAYLMARNKGETPVISLVLSGVITSAIFTALLGIVQIKTNEKALQSIVLWIMGTFNASTWSKLNESWYLIVLGCAVIILLRWRLNVLALGDEEAKSVGMNTELYKVLFIVAASLVASASVAIAGIISLVGLIVPHMIRMVIGPDHRLLIPLSFTFGAAFLVIVDDASRAAFGFEIPVSIITTLIGAPFFIFILRRAKVGGWE